The region GGGTGGCTCCGGCCGGCCGGGCGGACCACCGGCACCGTCGTCATCACCAGCCGCGACGGGAACCGGACCACCTGGGGAAAGCCGCGGCCGGCCTGGCTGCGCCTGCACGCGGTGGGCGTCCTCGCCCCCGACCACGGCGCGCAGGTGCTGCTGGAACTCGCCGGCTCCCCGGCAGGCACCCCGGCCGAGGCGTCGGCGCTGTCGGCCCGCCTCGGCGGACTCCCCCTGGCGCTCGCCTTCGCGGGGCGGTATCTGGCCGAGTCGCGGGAGATACCGGGGGGATTGGCCCCGCGGGACCTGCCGCGTGACTTCCGCGGCTACCGGGAGGCCCTCGAACGCGGCAAGCACGACGAGCTGTTCGCGCTGCCGCCCGACGGCGCCCCTCCGGCCAGGCGCGCCCACGCCGCCGTCGGCCAGACCTGGGAGCTGTCCCTGGACCTGCTCGCCGAGCGGGGCTTCACCGCGGCGAGGCCGCTGCTGCAGACCCTCGCCTGCCTGGGCCAGGCCCCGATCCCGCATGAGTTACTGCTGCGCGCGGACCTGCTCGCCGCGTCGCCGCTGTTCGCCTCCGTCCCGGCGTGGGGCGCCTGGGACTCGCTGCGCGGCCTGGACGGCCTCGGCCTGGTCGCCCTGCCGCGCACCGGCACGCCGGGCACGCTCACCCTCCACCCGCTGGTACGGGACATGTCGCGCCGCCACCCGCAGGTGCTGCGGCAGATCGACGACTACCTCGCCCTGACCACCGCCCTGCTCACCCAGGTGGTGGAGGCCACCGACCCCAAGGCGCCGAGTGCCTGGGCACGGTGGCGGCTGCTGGCCGACCACTGCGCCGCGCCGCTCGACCTCATCGAGGACAGGGACGGGAACCGGCACCCCGAGCCGTCCGCGGCCTTTCCCGCCGCGCTGGGCCTGGCGAGCCGGGCGGCGAACTATCTCAGAGCGGCCGGGCACCTGGCCCAGGCCGAGGCCGCCGGTGTCCGCGCGCTCGCCGCGGCACGGCACCGGCTGCCCGAGGACCATCCGCTGGTGCTCGGCATCCGGCACGATCTCGCCCGGACGCGCTACGACCGGGGGCAGTTGGCGTCCGCCGAGTCCCTCTTCCGCGAGGTGCTCGCCGACCGGCTGGCCGGCCTCGGCCCGCGGCACCCGGACACCCTCACCACCCAGCACTACCTGGCCAGAGCGCTGCGGGACCGGGGGCTGCTCGACCAGGCGGAGACCCTGTTCGCCGACACGCTCCGGAGCAGGACCGAGCTGCTGGGACCCCGGCATCCGGACACGCTGACCAGCAGCAACGGAGTAGCCGACATGCTGCGCGCCCGCGGCCGCTTCGCCGAGGCCCTGAGCGCGTACGAGAAGGTTCTCGGCCTGCGCACGGACGTACTGGGCGAGCGGCACCCGGCCACCCTGGTGACCGGGCAGTACCTGGCCGAGGTGCGGCAGGAGCTCGACCAGCCCGAAGCCGCCGAGGCGCAGCTGCGCCGGCTGGCGGCGGCCAGCCGCGAGATCCGCGGCGCCGACCATCCCCGCACCCTGGCTGTCCTGCAGTCCCTGGTCGACGCCCTGCACGACATGGGGCGCGTGCAGGAGGCGGAGGACCTGGCGCTCCCTCTCGTGGCCACGCGCCGGCAGCTCCTGGGCGACGCGCACCCCGCGACCCTGCGCAGCCGGCACCGGCTGGGGCTCATCAGACTCGACCTCGGCACGACCGGTGAGGCCGAGGCCGAGCTCGAAGCGGTCCTGATCGACCGGCAGCGCGTCCTCGGCACGGACCACCCGCAGACCCGGACCTCCCGCGCCACCCTTGAGGCCGTCCACCGGCAGGCACACGGGCGGCTCTCGGCGGACGGGCAGCACCACGACACCCACCCTCACAGCGATCGGCGGACCAACGCCCATGTATGACAACGTCGACCCCGCTCTCGCGGACGGCATCGGCCCGGCTGCGGCGCAGGCCCTCTCGGAGTTCGCGGTGATGCATCAGTGCCACTACGAACTCGTCCGGTGGCTGGTCAACGGCAGGAGCCGGGCTCCGGTGGCGGTGGTGAAGGAGATCGACCGGTACGAGGAGAAGGCCGCGAAGCTGATCCTGAAGGTCCCCATGGGAGACGGTGAGGACCTCCGCAGGATCGAGTTCGCGCGCCACCGCGCCGCCGTCAAGGAGTCCCCGGCATTCGCCGGCCAGCACCTCTCGACCACCGTCCACACCCCGATCCGGGTGGGTGACGGATCGTGGATCACGTTCCAGAAGGTGGCCGGCCGGACCTTCGAGGACACCGAGGTGCTGACCGTTCTGCTGTACCGCATGCTCGACCGGCCGGGAATCGCCGAGCAGCCGGGCGTCGAGCCCGTGCGGAGCGACTCCGCCACCTTCACGGCGGCCTGCGGCCAGGTCGTCGCCGGGGTCCTGGGCGACTGGGCGGTCCATCCGGACATGGACGAGAAGCAGCCGCCGCTGACGGTCGCCGCATTCCTCGACCTGCATCTGGCCGGCCAGTTCGCGCCGGGCGGCCGGCTCCACCCGTACGCCCTGCTCCACCAGGGCGACCGGACGCACAGCGAACCCGACGGGCGGGACCTGCCGAACCCCTTCGCCGTCGCGCAGGGCCGGTACTTCTCCGACACGGGCCTGATCCGGCCGCTGCTCGGCAAGACGCACGGCGACCTGCACACCGACAACGCGCTCATCAGGGTACGGCCCGCGATCGACACCAGCGGCTACTACCTGATCGACAACGCGCTGTACGAGTCACGGGGTCCGCTCACCCGGGACCCGGTCCATCTGCTGCTGTACATCGTCGCCCGGACGATGGACGAACTGTCGGCGTCACAGCAGAACGCGCTCATCGATCTCCTGCTCTCGCCGCACGGAAACCAGTCCCACCGGCTCCCGGGATGGCTGGTCGACGTGGTCCGGGAGGTCGACAGCGCATGCCACTCCTGGGTCGAGCACTCCGGGCTGGCGCCCGAATGGCGCGCGCAGACCGTGCTGTCGCTGCTCGCCTGCGCGCTGATGTTCGTCGGACGCACCTCCATCCGCGAGGAGGACAGGGCCTGGTTCCTGCGGCTGGCCGCCCGGGCCGCCGAGCGTTTCGAGCTGACCCATCCGGAGGCCGGCCGCGCGGCGACGCCGACGGCGGCCGGGCCGGAGCCGGACGAGGCAGCCCGGCGGACCGCGTGGATCGGTCGTATGTGCCGGGACCTGCCGGAGATCACCGGCGCGGTGGCGCGGGCGGTCGCCCAGGAGGCCGGGGAGGACGCCGGCGGATCCCTCCCGGGCCGGTTCGACGCCCTGCGCACCGCGGCGCTGGGAGGGTTGGCCCGCGACGCGGACTACCGGGAGTTCATACGGCAGATCGGCGGGCCGGACCCGGACACCCGGTTCGGAACCGAGGGCGCCGACGGCCGGCCGGTCGAGGACGAGGCGTACGTCTGCCCGCTGAGCCTGTGCGACCGGCGGGAGGGCCGGGAGCCGGGAGGACCGGTTCCGGTCTGCCGCCTTCCCCGCAGCCGGCCACAGCGCCTCGATGCGGACCCGCGGTAACCCGCCGTGCCCTTCTCCGACTTCGGCGGCGGCGAACGGCGGCCCGCGTTCCTCACCTTCGGCGCGGCCGTCTGGGCGCTGGCCGCGCTGATCGCCGAGGCCGCCGCTCCTGGGGGCCGGTGGCACGGCGGGCAGGGGTGGCCGGCCGGTGGCCGCGGCTGGGCCGTCGCCTCGGTGCAACTGGCCGGCGCTGTGGCTCTGGCCGGTCTGGTCAACGGCCTCCTGAGCGGCTGGCTGGGCAGCCTGTGGCTCGGCCGGCGGCACCGTGCGGCGCTGCGTGTCCTGCTGACCCGTCGCCGCGAGCGCTGGGCGGCGCACGACGCCGCGACATCGGCCGGGAGCCCGGAGGAGCGGCTACGGCACACCGTGTTGCGCAACCGCGTCGCGCCGGCCCGGCCGGAGTCGGCGACCTGGATGGGAGACCGCCTCCTGGCCCTGGAGACACGGGTGTTCAACGAATACGGTCTGGACTTCCCCTCCGCCTGGCCGCGGCTGTGGCTGGTCGTCCCGGAATCCTGCCGGGCCGAGCTGCGCGCGACTGCCGCGTCGTGGCGCCGGGCGACGTGCTGGGGCGCGTGGGCGCTGCTCTACGGGGTGCTGGCGGTGGTGTGGTGGCCGCTGGTGCTGCTCATGGGCGTGACGCTGCTGTGGGCCGTGCGCTCGGCCCGCGGCGCCGTGGAGGCCGCCACCGACCTCGCGGAGGCGGTGGTCGACCTCTATGCCAAGGACCTGGCGGCGGAACTGGGCATCGCGACCCCGGACGGCCGGGTGGATCCCTCGGTCGGACGCCTCATCACCATGCGGCTGCGCAAGGGCGTGTGAGGCGGCCGGCGGCGTCCCGCTCAGCCGGTCGTGGGGACCCCCAGACGCGTCCGGGCCGCGTGCACGTACCGTTCCTGCCCGGACGTCAGGCCCAGGACGCCCAGGCTCAGCGGCGCGAAGGCGATGCCCTCCTGCACGTGCTGCCGCAGCCCCGGCCAGGCGGGGCCGCCGTGTGCGGCGTAGGCCGCCAGCAGCCCGTCCAGTACAGGCGGCCCGAACTTCCGGGCCGCCTCGATGAACTCCGTTCCCGGATCGCCGACTTCGGCGTCGGTCCAGTCGAGGACTCCGACGAGGTGTCCCGCGTCGTCGACCAGCGTGTGCCCGGGGTGCAGGTCGCCGTGGACCAATACCGTGCGTTCCGACCAGAGCCCGTCATTGTCGAGCCACCGCCTGCCCCGCTCCCACCACGTGGAATGCATCCCCAACTCTGCCCGCCCGAGGGCCAGATGTTCGGCGAATCGCGTGCGGACCTCGTCCGGGCGGCGCACCGGGATACCGCACTGCGCCGCCGACGCGACCGGTGTGGCGTGCAGGACCGCCATGCACCGGCCCAGCGCCTCGACGTAGGAGTGCGGCGGGTTCTCACGGTCGATCCGCCAGTGCAGCTGGAACGTCAGCACGTTCTCGCTCGCCGCGGGCTCTCCGGCCAGCCGTGGATAGGCGATGAGTTCGGGGTCAGCGAACCGCCACCGCGGAACGGGAACGGGGAAGCGGTCACGGACCAGTGCGAGGAGGCGTCCTTCCGCGGCCACCGAGGCGGCGACGCCGGGACGCCGCGGCTTCCGCAGAATCCACCGGACGCCGTCGTCGTCGGTGCCGTGCAGAACCAGGAAATCCCAGCCCGTCTCGTCCAGCACCGCCGATTCACGGCGAAGGCCGAGGCCTCGGCTCCGCGCTGTTCTCAAGAGCGCGTCAACAGTCTGCGCAGATGTGTCCACAGCACCGGATGCTAGGCGCCGCTCACCCGGCGGACCACGGCCGTTGCCCGGG is a window of Streptomyces sp. NBC_01477 DNA encoding:
- a CDS encoding macrolide 2'-phosphotransferase; the encoded protein is MLDETGWDFLVLHGTDDDGVRWILRKPRRPGVAASVAAEGRLLALVRDRFPVPVPRWRFADPELIAYPRLAGEPAASENVLTFQLHWRIDRENPPHSYVEALGRCMAVLHATPVASAAQCGIPVRRPDEVRTRFAEHLALGRAELGMHSTWWERGRRWLDNDGLWSERTVLVHGDLHPGHTLVDDAGHLVGVLDWTDAEVGDPGTEFIEAARKFGPPVLDGLLAAYAAHGGPAWPGLRQHVQEGIAFAPLSLGVLGLTSGQERYVHAARTRLGVPTTG
- a CDS encoding helix-turn-helix transcriptional regulator codes for the protein MTDRPRSGELSHPDPQRVATRQDFGRELTLARQDSGLSVRQVAKAVGVPVSTLGGYFAGTHLPALQPPDLLNRILRAAGITDPAVLEDWRQAYWRVRHGAGSTDAAAAPAADRTPLHTAPGVAPVAVSTRPPFDRLGGGPRVRGRDRLLDTLATVVAESGHAHDNPRVHVLHGLGGCGKSTVALSAVQRAADAGITTWWIPAEDAAAVTAGMLALAVELGASPDHLRLGSLPDIVWHLLEDLDEPWLLVLDNADDPPGTLAAAGGGVTDGTGWLRPAGRTTGTVVITSRDGNRTTWGKPRPAWLRLHAVGVLAPDHGAQVLLELAGSPAGTPAEASALSARLGGLPLALAFAGRYLAESREIPGGLAPRDLPRDFRGYREALERGKHDELFALPPDGAPPARRAHAAVGQTWELSLDLLAERGFTAARPLLQTLACLGQAPIPHELLLRADLLAASPLFASVPAWGAWDSLRGLDGLGLVALPRTGTPGTLTLHPLVRDMSRRHPQVLRQIDDYLALTTALLTQVVEATDPKAPSAWARWRLLADHCAAPLDLIEDRDGNRHPEPSAAFPAALGLASRAANYLRAAGHLAQAEAAGVRALAAARHRLPEDHPLVLGIRHDLARTRYDRGQLASAESLFREVLADRLAGLGPRHPDTLTTQHYLARALRDRGLLDQAETLFADTLRSRTELLGPRHPDTLTSSNGVADMLRARGRFAEALSAYEKVLGLRTDVLGERHPATLVTGQYLAEVRQELDQPEAAEAQLRRLAAASREIRGADHPRTLAVLQSLVDALHDMGRVQEAEDLALPLVATRRQLLGDAHPATLRSRHRLGLIRLDLGTTGEAEAELEAVLIDRQRVLGTDHPQTRTSRATLEAVHRQAHGRLSADGQHHDTHPHSDRRTNAHV